The genomic segment GCGCGAGCTTCGTTCCAGCGGCTTCGATCCCGTGCAGTTCACCTCACTGAACCACGAATTCCACGTCGTGCTGTGCAGCGTCTGCCCCAACCACCACCTGCTGGACCTGTTGGGACGTGAATGGGAGCGGATGGCGCAGATCCGCAGCTCCACCTTCAGCCATGTCCCGGATCGCTCCCGGACATCGGTGGAGGAGCACGACCAGCTGCTCGAACTGATCGGTGGTCAGGCGCCGCAAGCCATGATCGAGGAGCTGGCACGACGCCACAAGCTGGGCACCCTGCGGCAGTTCCTGGACTCGGAGGGCTCCAGGTCCTGATCTCCGGTGGCATGGGCCCGCCAGCGTGGGCCGAGCCAAGGGTGCGCCCGCTGGTGGCCAACATCGACAACGACAACGCCCTGGTCCAGAAGGAGCAGTTCGGGCCCGCGCTGCCGATCGTGCCCTACACCGATCTGGAGCAGGCCATCGAGTGGGCCAATGACTCCGAGGTGGGCCTGGGATCGTCGGTGTGGAGCAGCGACCCGGAGCGTGCCCTGCAGGTCGCCGACCGCCTGGTGGCCGGCACCACGTGGATCAACAAGCACGGTGCCATCGATCCGCGGGTTCCCTTCGGCGGCGTGAAGCAGTCCGGCTTCGGGCTGGAGTTCGGCGTCGAGGGCCTCAAGGAGATGGGTCTGCCCAAGGTGGTCAGCCACTGACCTTCACACGCTCCCCGACCCTCACACGCTCCCCGGGCCTGTCGAGGGACTCACCCGTCGCCCCGGCCACGTCGTCGCAGGGCTGCTGCGGGTGATTCCGTGTGGGCGGCCTTGAAGGTGAGGGAGAAGTGGGCGGCGTCGGTGAATCCCGAGCGGGCGCCGATCACGGCCACCGGTGTGTACCGCTGCGCGGGGTCGACGAGGTCCTGGTGGCAGCGCTCCAGGCGGCGGGAGCGCACATAGGCGGAGACGGTCATGCCCTGTTCGAGGAAGACATTGTGCAGGCGCCGGGTGGAGATGAAGTTCGCGGTGGCGATCGAGCTGGGGGACAGGCCGGGACTGCCCAGATGCTCGTCGATGTGGTCGCGAATCTGCTGAAGCAGGGCCCAGTGGGGTGAGGCGGCCGTCCTGGTCACGTCGAGCTCATTGGTCAGCAGGGTCTGCAGCAGGTCGACGGTATTGTGCACCAGCCGGGTGCCCGCGGGGCCGGACAGGTCGTCGAGGCCCGCGACGAGCTGGCTGAGGAAGGGCGAGACGATCCGCCCCAGCCCGGCATCGCCTCCCAACCGCACGACGGTCATCTGCTCCAGCAGTCCGTAGGGGATGCCGAAACGGGAGTGCGGCGCACGGTCTGCGCCGTGGCGCGCACCGTGGAGAAGGAACCCCGGCCACGGTGCGTGAGGCGAGCTTGCCGCGGAAGTCGTCCGGGCTGGGGCTGGTGACCTCAAGCGGCACGAAGGAGGCGTCGACGGCAGCGCGGAAGGCGGTCAGGTGCAGCGCCTGTCCGTCCACCATCGCGCCTCCTTCGTGGCTCAGGCCTCGGGCGTGCTCTCCGGCGCGGTCGATCCCTTGCCGCGGTTGCGGCGGCGGCGGCGCGGCTTGTGCTCGCCCTGTTCCTCTGACTTCGGGGCCTCGGCGGGGGCAGAAGCGGTCTGCTCGCTGCCCTCGGCCACCGGCTCACCATTCTTCAGGCGGCGACGGCTGCGCTGCGGACGGTCCTTGCGGGGCTCGCGGGAATGCTCGACGCCTTCGTCCTCGCTGGACTTCTCCCTGCCTCGGCCACGGCCTGCGTCCCGTCCACCGCGGCCACCGCCACGACGGTCGTCGTCGCGCTTGGGGCGGTCCTTGGGCTGGGCACCTGCGAGCTTGCCCTTGGTGCCCTCCGGGATGTCCAGATCCGTGTACAGGTGTGCGGAGGTGGAGTAGGTCTCCACCGGGTCGTCGAAGCTCAGCTCCAGGGCCTTGTTGATCGTCTTCCAGCGCACGATGTCCGCCCAGTCGACCAGGGTGATGGCAATGCCCTTGTGCCCGGCGCGGCCGGTGCGGCCGATCCGGTGCACATAGGTCTTGGCATCCTCCGGGCACTCGTGGTTGATCACGTGGCTGACACCCGTCACGTCGATGCCGCGGGCGGCGACGTCGGTGGCCACCAGCACCTTGACCTCACCGGCGCGGAAGCGCTTGAGGGCCTTCTCCCGCATGGCCTGGTTCAGGTCGCCGTGGATGCTGGCCGCGTTGAAGCCGCGATCCTCGAGCTCGTCGGACAGCCGCTGCGCGGCACGCTTGGTCTTGCAGAAGACCATCACCTTGTCCACGTCACTGGCCTGCAGGACGCGGGCGATGATCTCCGGCTTGTCCAGGTTGTGGGCCTGGTAGACGAACTGGGTGGTGTCCGGCACGGTCGCCTGGGCATCGTGGCCCTCTGCGCGGACATTGATCGGCTGGTGCATGTGGGCACGGGCCAGCCCGATGATGGCGCTCGGCATGGTGGCGGAGAACATCAGCATCTGACGGTCGGTCGGGGCCATGGCGATCAGGCGCTCGACGTCGGGCAGGAAGCCCAGGTCCAGCATCTCGTCGGCCTCGTCCAGCACCAGCATGCGCAGCCAGGACAGGTCCAGGGTGCCGCGCTCGGCGAGGTCCTTCAGACGGCCCGGAGTGCCGACGACCACGTCGACACCCTCGGTGAGGGCATCCACCTGGGCGTCGTAGCCGACGCCGCCGTAGACGGTCAGGACGCGGGCCTTTCGGATGGTGGAGGCCACCTGCAGGTCCTTGGAGACCTGCAGCGCCAGCTCACGGGTGGGGCACATCACCAGGGCCTGCGGCTTGCCCGGGGCATCTCCAGGTCCTCGTAGCCCTCGTCGCCCTCCAGGATGGTGCGCTGCAGGATGGAGATGCCGAAGGCCAGCGTCTTGCCGGTTCCGGTGCGGGCCTGGCCCATCAGGTCGGTGCCCATCACCGCGATCGGGATGGCCAGCGTCTGGATGGGGAAAGGATGGGTGATTCCCTGGGTCTCCAGCGCCTGCTGGATCTCCGGGACGACGCCCAGATCATCCCAGCTGGTCTGCACATCCGGTTCGGGGGTGGTTACGTTGTCGCCCACCAGGCCATCGACGCGCTCGGCGTCCACGTTCATGTTCTCTGTCACGGTCCAAGACTCTCTCGTCGCCGATCGTCAGACCGGCCAGAACTTCTGCAGGTGGCCACATCCGGCGGTGCCCAGAGGGGTCCGGGCACCAGGCGCGGGGCTCGACCTGCGGTCGCACGGGAACGTGCGACCCCTCAAGGCTACCCTCTTGGCGGTCCCGGCGTCCGGATCCGGCCTTGCCACGGCCCGTCATCGGGGGCAACACACCCGCTTCCACGCCGGGAAGAGGTGCCGCGGCGCACTACGCTTGCTGCCGTGAGCAAGAACACCTCCGGCGCTGGACGCCCCGTGGAACCCACCTCCCAGATCGAGCTGCTGGGGCTGGTGGCGTATGGCTCGCTCGCGGCCTTCGAGCGCACCGCGCAGGCCTCTGCGGCCGCCACCAGCATCGACGACAAGCTGGTGCTGGCGCGCATCGCGGCGCAGCGCTTCACCCACCTGGGGCGGTTGGAGACCGAGCTGGCCCGTCGGGGCAGCACTCTCAAGGCAGCGATGGAAGCCTTCGTCGCACCGATCGACTCCTTCAACCAGCACACCGAGCCACGCACCTGGGGTGAGGTCCTGGTGAAGCTGTGCATCATCGGAGGGCTCGTGCAGGACTTCGCCGACGAGATCTCTGGGCACCTGGACGCGGGCCTGCGTGAGATCCTCACCGGCTCCATCGACGACGGGGAACTGGCCTCCGAGCCGGGCCAGATGCTGGCCAGGGCACTCCAGGAGGATCCAGAGCAGCAGGGTCGGCTGGCGCTCTTCGGCCGCCGGATGCTGGGGGAGGCGCTCAGCCAGGCGCAGCGCGTCGCGGCAGCCCGCGCGGACCTCACGGGCTTGCTCACCGGACTGGGACAG from the Luteococcus japonicus genome contains:
- a CDS encoding aldehyde dehydrogenase family protein gives rise to the protein MANIDNDNALVQKEQFGPALPIVPYTDLEQAIEWANDSEVGLGSSVWSSDPERALQVADRLVAGTTWINKHGAIDPRVPFGGVKQSGFGLEFGVEGLKEMGLPKVVSH
- a CDS encoding helix-turn-helix domain-containing protein; this encodes MTVVRLGGDAGLGRIVSPFLSQLVAGLDDLSGPAGTRLVHNTVDLLQTLLTNELDVTRTAASPHWALLQQIRDHIDEHLGSPGLSPSSIATANFISTRRLHNVFLEQGMTVSAYVRSRRLERCHQDLVDPAQRYTPVAVIGARSGFTDAAHFSLTFKAAHTESPAAALRRRGRGDG
- a CDS encoding ferritin-like fold-containing protein translates to MSKNTSGAGRPVEPTSQIELLGLVAYGSLAAFERTAQASAAATSIDDKLVLARIAAQRFTHLGRLETELARRGSTLKAAMEAFVAPIDSFNQHTEPRTWGEVLVKLCIIGGLVQDFADEISGHLDAGLREILTGSIDDGELASEPGQMLARALQEDPEQQGRLALFGRRMLGEALSQAQRVAAARADLTGLLTGLGQDGGDDLAAISHLMSRLAAAHATRMESLGLA